One Candidatus Nitrososphaera evergladensis SR1 genomic window carries:
- a CDS encoding cation:proton antiporter, which yields MNQTAATTIGTTIFPQFFAPGNGPTDFIVQDFAVVMVVAAIMIAITYKLKQPMVIGYILAGILIGPYTPPFSLVRDASTINVLAELGIIMLLFVVGTEFPMAKLRSVGRVSFVVAVAETLGTLFLVFFIAQYLGFAFFDSLFLGLALSITSTVVTVRILEELGMIKDKSSILLLGITVVEDILAISILAILQSVAANGGQVEPLNLAISIGIVAAFIGGVLFLGSRLFPKIVDRAGRTNDYALLLIVILGLAFGLSFIANGIGLSVATGAFLAGVLVAESNSAAVARILTLPLRDMFAAIFFVSIGALMDIRVLPDYILPAAILILTSFGAKFLIVTGILTKAKYDSVTALRTGFGMSAAKGELSLVVVKGGQDVGAISSTILPLLGVVTIVTTFMAPYIIRFGSKIRVQSSTSSTDDDNNDDDDDDDRKPEEEKAG from the coding sequence GTGAACCAGACCGCCGCGACAACAATCGGTACCACAATTTTTCCGCAGTTCTTTGCGCCCGGAAACGGTCCGACAGATTTCATAGTCCAGGACTTTGCGGTGGTGATGGTAGTCGCCGCCATAATGATTGCCATCACGTACAAGCTAAAGCAGCCGATGGTAATAGGCTACATACTTGCCGGCATACTCATCGGCCCGTACACCCCGCCTTTCAGCCTCGTGCGGGACGCCAGCACCATAAACGTGCTTGCAGAGCTTGGCATCATCATGCTGCTCTTTGTGGTAGGCACGGAGTTTCCGATGGCAAAGCTGCGGTCGGTGGGCAGGGTGTCGTTTGTGGTGGCAGTGGCAGAGACGCTTGGCACGCTCTTTTTGGTGTTCTTTATCGCGCAGTACCTTGGATTTGCGTTCTTTGACTCGCTGTTTCTAGGCCTTGCGCTGTCCATCACCAGTACCGTCGTTACTGTGAGGATACTTGAGGAGCTGGGCATGATAAAGGACAAGTCGTCCATCTTGCTGCTTGGCATCACGGTGGTAGAAGACATACTGGCCATCAGCATACTTGCTATTCTGCAGTCTGTTGCGGCAAACGGTGGCCAGGTGGAGCCCCTGAACCTTGCAATTTCAATCGGCATAGTGGCCGCGTTCATCGGCGGCGTTCTGTTCCTTGGGTCGCGCCTTTTCCCCAAGATAGTGGACAGGGCCGGCAGGACAAACGACTATGCGCTTCTTTTGATAGTAATCCTTGGCCTTGCGTTTGGGCTTTCCTTTATTGCAAACGGGATCGGGCTGTCGGTGGCGACAGGCGCGTTCTTGGCCGGTGTGCTTGTGGCAGAGTCAAACAGCGCGGCAGTAGCAAGGATACTTACCCTGCCCCTGCGCGACATGTTTGCCGCCATATTCTTTGTCTCTATAGGAGCGCTCATGGACATCAGGGTCTTGCCGGACTATATACTGCCTGCCGCGATACTGATACTCACCTCGTTTGGGGCCAAGTTCCTCATCGTGACAGGCATACTGACCAAGGCAAAATATGACAGCGTCACCGCGCTCCGGACGGGGTTTGGCATGTCTGCCGCAAAGGGAGAGCTGTCGCTCGTGGTAGTCAAGGGAGGGCAGGACGTGGGAGCCATTAGTTCGACCATACTACCACTGCTCGGCGTCGTGACTATCGTAACCACGTTTATGGCTCCCTATATCATCAGGTTTGGAAGCAAGATCAGGGTGCAGAGCAGCACTAGTAGCACTGACGATGACAATAATGATGACGACGATGACGACGACCGCAAGCCGGAAGAAGAAAAAGCCGGCTAG
- a CDS encoding stage II sporulation protein M has protein sequence MSRFNIRRRLLFVAIGAIVFFAAYSAGAAVQLTPTEAKEVRDSFSSQIEDINDVGIFVNNVKIALGMFVPGLGIGLGVFSGYATGNVFAALAQDSPVLQGIPPQLILITPFGVMEVITYGLAMSRSGMLVYYFAKKRPWREYVAPTLIELGIAAAILLAAAAIEWWMIQELGGTNFEGF, from the coding sequence GTGTCGCGTTTTAACATCCGGCGCCGGCTGCTCTTTGTGGCAATAGGCGCCATCGTCTTCTTTGCCGCGTACTCGGCCGGCGCAGCCGTACAACTGACGCCGACAGAGGCCAAGGAGGTCCGCGACTCGTTTTCGTCGCAAATAGAGGACATCAACGACGTCGGAATATTCGTAAACAACGTCAAGATAGCGCTTGGCATGTTCGTGCCGGGGCTGGGCATCGGCCTGGGCGTGTTTTCCGGCTATGCTACGGGCAACGTCTTTGCCGCGCTTGCGCAGGACTCGCCGGTGCTTCAGGGCATACCGCCCCAGCTCATCCTCATCACGCCCTTTGGCGTGATGGAGGTCATCACGTACGGCCTTGCGATGTCAAGGAGCGGGATGCTTGTCTATTATTTTGCAAAAAAGAGGCCGTGGCGCGAATATGTTGCCCCGACGCTGATAGAGCTTGGCATAGCCGCGGCAATACTGCTAGCAGCCGCCGCAATAGAGTGGTGGATGATACAAGAGCTTGGCGGCACAAACTTTGAGGGTTTTTGA
- a CDS encoding antibiotic biosynthesis monooxygenase family protein, with protein MIKIEEMDENIKLDQQLEEKDYGGPVVFINVFNAKPQDVDKVLKAWAEDAAFFKQKPGLISTQLHRGIGESTVFVNYAIWESVAHMKQAVSDPAFRARLAHYPDGTVSRPHLFRKVAVPGICVEY; from the coding sequence ATGATAAAGATTGAGGAAATGGACGAGAACATCAAACTCGATCAACAGCTAGAGGAAAAGGACTACGGAGGGCCGGTGGTTTTTATCAACGTGTTCAATGCAAAACCCCAGGACGTTGACAAAGTGCTCAAAGCCTGGGCAGAAGACGCTGCATTTTTCAAGCAAAAGCCGGGCTTGATCTCTACGCAGCTTCACCGCGGCATAGGAGAAAGCACCGTTTTTGTCAATTATGCAATATGGGAGTCGGTAGCACACATGAAGCAGGCCGTTAGCGACCCTGCGTTTCGGGCAAGGCTTGCACACTATCCTGACGGGACCGTCAGCAGGCCGCATCTCTTTAGAAAAGTTGCGGTGCCGGGAATCTGCGTAGAATATTGA
- a CDS encoding putative glycolipid-binding domain-containing protein has product MTIIVARWHTWAGDGWERLVLEEGPDGIIAESVLERTAYSTTYRIACDRSWRTREVKVRLLTGGKHIDLASDGSGNWTDDSGGASGAVLPYLSGSIDVDLSATPFTNTIPIRRLGLKLGESKDVSVAYVSLPDLAVTADLQRYTCIEPGRLYRYESVDGNFSRDIEVDEHGLVVTYPGLFKRV; this is encoded by the coding sequence TTGACCATCATCGTTGCACGCTGGCATACCTGGGCAGGCGACGGCTGGGAGCGCCTCGTCCTAGAAGAGGGTCCTGATGGCATTATAGCAGAGTCTGTATTGGAAAGAACGGCCTATTCAACCACGTACAGAATCGCCTGCGACAGATCATGGCGGACAAGAGAGGTCAAAGTCAGGCTGCTGACCGGTGGCAAGCACATTGACCTTGCAAGCGACGGCAGCGGCAACTGGACCGATGATAGTGGTGGTGCTTCCGGCGCCGTCCTGCCTTACCTGAGCGGCTCCATCGACGTTGACCTTTCTGCCACGCCTTTTACAAACACCATACCCATCCGCCGGCTCGGCCTAAAGCTGGGCGAAAGCAAGGACGTTTCTGTGGCCTATGTCAGCTTGCCTGACTTGGCAGTCACGGCCGACCTTCAGCGCTACACCTGCATTGAGCCCGGCCGGCTTTACAGGTACGAATCAGTAGACGGCAACTTTAGCCGGGACATCGAGGTTGACGAGCACGGGCTGGTCGTAACCTATCCGGGCCTCTTCAAAAGAGTGTAA
- a CDS encoding zinc-ribbon domain-containing protein has translation MSMEKSVGMAQQQKDRASMKYCVECGAKMPKAQKTCPACGEGQ, from the coding sequence ATGTCAATGGAAAAGTCTGTTGGCATGGCTCAACAACAAAAGGACAGGGCCTCAATGAAATACTGCGTCGAGTGCGGGGCCAAGATGCCCAAGGCGCAAAAGACCTGCCCTGCATGCGGCGAGGGCCAGTAA
- a CDS encoding PAC2 family protein: protein MIGLKVHRTPQFSGQPRIVAALPDMGNVAGIGLAYLAKKLDAKVFAELYSFWPPFVSYKDGGIVDYKQASYRFYAVDASDLLIFTGDFNPADPRRLYEVCDEVLGMAQRMNAGALYSIGAALRQPGAGGKVLAAVNNPALVQPLKQAGAEMLQGEGQISGFNGLVLGFAKERGIDAACVLGEIDNPNIIQPKAAQSILQVLLRLLGLESFDMAQLDEEEKRKNFMEQQVGYLEKVIERGEPPGVA, encoded by the coding sequence GTGATCGGGCTCAAGGTGCACAGGACGCCCCAGTTCTCCGGCCAGCCGAGGATAGTTGCGGCGCTTCCGGACATGGGAAACGTCGCCGGAATCGGCCTTGCGTACCTTGCGAAAAAGCTTGACGCCAAGGTTTTTGCCGAGCTGTACTCGTTCTGGCCTCCCTTTGTCAGCTACAAGGACGGGGGCATTGTCGATTACAAGCAGGCCAGCTACCGCTTTTATGCAGTCGATGCAAGCGACCTTTTGATATTCACCGGCGATTTCAACCCGGCCGACCCTAGGCGCCTGTACGAGGTCTGCGATGAGGTTCTGGGCATGGCGCAGCGCATGAACGCAGGCGCGCTATACTCTATAGGCGCCGCGCTCAGGCAGCCGGGCGCAGGAGGCAAGGTGCTTGCCGCCGTCAACAACCCTGCGCTCGTACAGCCGTTAAAGCAGGCTGGCGCCGAGATGCTGCAGGGAGAAGGCCAGATTTCCGGCTTTAACGGCCTTGTCCTTGGCTTTGCAAAGGAGCGCGGGATCGACGCGGCGTGCGTCCTTGGAGAAATTGACAACCCAAACATCATCCAGCCAAAGGCAGCGCAGTCGATTCTGCAGGTTTTGCTAAGGCTGCTGGGCCTGGAGTCATTTGACATGGCGCAGCTTGACGAGGAAGAAAAGAGAAAAAACTTCATGGAGCAGCAGGTGGGCTACCTTGAAAAGGTGATAGAAAGGGGCGAGCCTCCGGGCGTCGCCTAG
- the cbiE gene encoding precorrin-6y C5,15-methyltransferase (decarboxylating) subunit CbiE, producing MPKKLFVVGVGPGSPLYVTDAAKEAVRKSKYIVGYKYTLATIEGVIDRSRQEVLEVTMKSQEDVYQGVYARMKDGEYCTVPFTGDVNFSESEVVDRLLEIFGDDNVQIIPGISSIQVAAAKSRVPTDKAFIVTFHVTGDIEQKKKDLVQAVKDGKSVILLPRPWPRDLSKHFMQSDIAKFLKASGIDTQKLKVWVFEHLTTDKETTFKGVASDLEGKEFSDLSAMVIDQVKRQTYLEF from the coding sequence TTGCCAAAAAAGCTCTTTGTGGTAGGCGTTGGGCCCGGATCGCCCCTGTACGTGACCGACGCGGCCAAGGAAGCCGTCAGGAAATCGAAGTACATTGTCGGTTACAAGTACACGCTTGCTACCATAGAGGGAGTCATTGACCGCAGCAGGCAAGAGGTCCTTGAGGTCACGATGAAGTCGCAGGAGGACGTGTACCAGGGCGTCTATGCAAGGATGAAGGACGGCGAGTACTGCACTGTGCCTTTCACGGGCGACGTCAATTTCTCTGAATCCGAAGTGGTTGACCGCCTGCTAGAGATATTTGGTGATGACAACGTCCAGATAATACCCGGCATCAGCTCCATTCAGGTTGCAGCCGCAAAATCCCGCGTGCCAACCGACAAGGCGTTCATAGTCACGTTCCATGTGACAGGCGACATTGAGCAGAAAAAGAAGGATCTCGTGCAGGCAGTCAAGGATGGCAAGAGCGTGATACTGCTTCCAAGGCCGTGGCCGCGCGACCTGTCAAAGCATTTCATGCAGTCTGATATTGCAAAATTCCTGAAGGCAAGCGGCATCGACACGCAAAAGCTAAAGGTGTGGGTGTTTGAGCACCTGACGACCGACAAGGAGACGACGTTCAAAGGCGTCGCAAGCGACCTTGAGGGAAAAGAGTTCTCTGACCTGTCTGCGATGGTTATCGACCAGGTAAAGAGGCAAACATACTTGGAGTTCTAG
- a CDS encoding Lrp/AsnC ligand binding domain-containing protein, with protein sequence MTKAFVLISADTGVEGLLHEEIKALDGVKEVYELYGEYDIMAVVEEPTEKEVQRVVSWELRKIKGVRSTNTMVVAK encoded by the coding sequence ATGACCAAAGCATTCGTTTTAATCAGCGCCGACACTGGCGTTGAGGGCCTTTTGCATGAAGAGATAAAAGCACTAGACGGGGTGAAGGAAGTCTACGAGCTGTACGGCGAATACGACATCATGGCAGTAGTGGAAGAGCCGACCGAAAAGGAAGTCCAGCGCGTCGTCTCTTGGGAGCTGCGCAAGATAAAGGGCGTGCGCAGCACCAACACGATGGTCGTCGCAAAATAA
- a CDS encoding NADH-quinone oxidoreductase subunit I, whose product MPVAILPDVSEQHCIGCALCVEICTALGPDVLRVKPVEGWKRGKAFVFYPERCISDGACIGVCPTKAIFWMRPMDYTPGQPVPLKKHGLFVKGWEEG is encoded by the coding sequence ATGCCAGTCGCAATACTTCCTGATGTTTCTGAACAGCACTGCATCGGCTGCGCGCTCTGCGTAGAAATCTGCACCGCTCTCGGTCCAGATGTGCTCAGAGTAAAGCCGGTGGAAGGATGGAAGAGGGGTAAGGCATTTGTCTTCTATCCAGAGAGATGCATCTCCGATGGAGCGTGCATCGGCGTTTGCCCGACAAAGGCAATCTTCTGGATGAGGCCGATGGATTACACCCCAGGACAGCCAGTCCCACTGAAGAAGCACGGCCTCTTCGTGAAGGGCTGGGAAGAAGGTTAA